A region from the Stygiolobus caldivivus genome encodes:
- a CDS encoding PIN domain-containing protein: MGKDEILIDTSAFISKKTRKGKVSVITLIEFIDWALKKYMEYSKKGEKLRALGYLNLITSLPLTVDEVVEVKSDEIRDLVYFVVEKDLDPADAYLVVLSKKFKMPLVTTDKDFERVKDQIEIIDP, translated from the coding sequence TTGGGAAAAGACGAAATCTTAATAGATACGAGCGCGTTTATATCCAAGAAGACTAGGAAAGGGAAAGTGAGCGTAATAACGCTAATAGAATTTATAGACTGGGCATTAAAAAAATACATGGAATACAGTAAAAAAGGAGAGAAACTGAGGGCTCTAGGTTACCTCAACCTTATAACCTCACTTCCGTTAACCGTAGACGAGGTAGTGGAGGTAAAAAGTGACGAAATAAGGGACTTAGTATATTTTGTAGTAGAAAAGGACTTAGACCCCGCCGACGCTTACCTCGTAGTTTTAAGTAAGAAATTTAAGATGCCCTTAGTTACTACAGATAAAGACTTTGAAAGGGTTAAGGACCAGATAGAAATTATAGACCCATGA
- a CDS encoding HEPN domain-containing protein — protein MSSYDEVNRLLRRAEKFRKDAISSCSEGYYDIACFYAEQAVQLRIKAYMLKNLGFMPRVHDVRDLLSTIYKYTNDERVREFVNRNRSSLKDLEEGYTETRYGTTEYTEEDAKECLNIMEELFNLVVV, from the coding sequence ATGAGTAGTTACGACGAGGTAAACAGGCTGCTGAGGAGGGCTGAGAAATTTAGGAAAGATGCAATTAGTTCTTGTAGTGAAGGTTATTATGATATCGCTTGCTTCTATGCAGAACAAGCTGTACAGCTCAGGATTAAGGCGTACATGTTAAAAAACTTAGGGTTCATGCCGAGGGTCCACGACGTTAGGGACTTACTTTCAACTATATATAAATATACGAATGATGAGAGGGTGAGGGAGTTCGTAAATAGGAATAGGAGTAGCCTTAAAGACCTCGAAGAGGGGTACACTGAAACGAGGTACGGCACCACGGAATACACTGAGGAGGACGCCAAGGAGTGTTTAAATATAATGGAAGAGTTGTTTAATTTAGTCGTGGTATGA
- a CDS encoding nucleotidyltransferase domain-containing protein has protein sequence MELFSLATRMLLNDDVLAIIFFGSRVIGKYRDDSDVDVIVVVRKGGKKDFSRERISFLKETGVVLDTTVMDETEFEDNLTLGTVMMGVSIAYCITYDKINAFRKLEEFAGEVRKYNAVLILPYGRFIVGRTIRKCISRGSLRGSDSGHYDKQVT, from the coding sequence ATGGAGTTATTTAGCTTGGCTACGAGGATGTTATTAAACGACGACGTCTTGGCCATAATCTTTTTCGGTAGTAGGGTCATAGGTAAGTATAGGGACGACTCGGACGTAGACGTCATCGTAGTGGTCAGGAAAGGCGGTAAGAAGGACTTTTCGAGAGAGAGGATTTCCTTCTTGAAGGAGACTGGCGTAGTGCTCGACACCACGGTAATGGACGAAACAGAGTTCGAAGACAACTTAACACTCGGGACGGTCATGATGGGGGTCTCCATCGCGTACTGTATAACATACGATAAGATAAACGCTTTCAGGAAGCTGGAAGAGTTTGCGGGTGAAGTTAGGAAGTACAACGCGGTGTTAATCCTGCCCTACGGGAGGTTTATAGTAGGTAGGACGATAAGGAAATGTATAAGCCGAGGATCGTTAAGGGGGAGTGATAGCGGACATTACGATAAACAGGTAACGTAA
- a CDS encoding HEPN domain-containing protein, translated as MIPRKYREFAKAFYSVAVKDHQRARQAYEAKDYPECFFYSQQSVEKGVIAMLEVKLVYKEEHDVIAEASAHLQELGNDLDKVLEALDYLSGAWTTSRYPVLNGFDVKTPEEVVTEEMCKKGIEYSEEVLKVAESFLRKYGVI; from the coding sequence ATGATACCAAGGAAATACAGAGAGTTTGCCAAGGCCTTTTACTCAGTCGCCGTTAAGGACCACCAGAGGGCTAGACAAGCCTATGAGGCTAAGGACTACCCTGAGTGTTTCTTCTATTCCCAACAGTCGGTAGAGAAGGGCGTTATAGCTATGCTCGAAGTAAAATTAGTGTATAAGGAGGAACACGACGTAATAGCCGAGGCATCAGCCCACTTACAAGAGCTGGGAAATGACCTTGACAAGGTCTTAGAAGCTTTAGACTACCTATCCGGGGCATGGACTACATCAAGGTACCCGGTCCTGAACGGCTTTGACGTGAAGACACCGGAGGAGGTGGTGACGGAGGAGATGTGTAAAAAGGGAATAGAGTACTCAGAGGAGGTGCTCAAGGTTGCTGAGTCTTTCCTCCGAAAATATGGAGTTATTTAG
- a CDS encoding MFS transporter, translating to MLPSRTTLVLGLTSAIPTFFTASWVFFLPLIFKQLGFSPVTIGTFYGVATLLSSAFSLIARKMILKLGPKEGLVLGGVIRSVSALMIYTFSPLFTPSGFIIDLGVGHPLSNTSRQYLIMKGDKQATNMGWFMTIAGLPAVFSPLLGAITGVDRLLILATSVTTFIATVTRALVLDEKKVEETPSMNFSSVFSAIVFTLFSLLVTVDSFIVPIFSQQVIGLTLSEVGLLYSIRVLGENSLAFYFGHLADRLGVMRVFTLAVVIGSVSMLLFSVSRGVSSIIAFLFWSLTSSMSIPSSQALFYQINKSNYVTAYSVFLLISGVLSLPSDLIVGSLFDVNPYLPFILQSLGNLIGLLVITRRVN from the coding sequence ATGCTACCTTCAAGGACCACGCTGGTCTTAGGCCTTACCTCCGCGATACCTACTTTCTTCACCGCGTCGTGGGTATTCTTTTTGCCCCTCATCTTTAAGCAACTCGGGTTTTCCCCGGTCACAATAGGGACGTTTTACGGCGTAGCTACGTTGCTTTCCTCCGCTTTCTCCCTCATAGCGAGGAAAATGATACTTAAGCTCGGCCCGAAGGAGGGGTTAGTTTTAGGAGGGGTCATCAGGTCGGTCTCAGCCCTCATGATATACACCTTCTCCCCGCTATTCACACCCTCGGGCTTTATAATAGATTTAGGGGTAGGCCACCCGCTCTCAAACACCTCAAGGCAGTACTTGATAATGAAGGGGGACAAACAAGCCACGAACATGGGCTGGTTCATGACGATTGCCGGTCTACCTGCGGTATTTTCTCCACTGTTAGGCGCAATAACGGGAGTTGACAGGCTTTTAATACTCGCCACATCAGTGACGACTTTTATAGCCACTGTAACCAGGGCGTTAGTCCTAGACGAGAAAAAGGTAGAGGAAACACCCTCTATGAACTTCTCTTCGGTATTTTCGGCTATTGTGTTTACCCTTTTCTCTTTATTAGTCACGGTCGACTCTTTCATCGTCCCTATCTTTTCCCAACAGGTCATCGGGCTGACGTTAAGTGAGGTCGGGCTCCTTTACTCTATTAGGGTTTTAGGGGAGAACTCGCTGGCGTTCTACTTCGGGCATTTAGCAGACCGTTTAGGTGTCATGAGGGTCTTTACCCTAGCCGTGGTCATAGGTTCTGTGTCGATGCTGTTATTTTCGGTCTCCCGCGGGGTGTCCTCGATAATAGCGTTCCTCTTTTGGTCTTTGACCTCGTCGATGTCCATACCCTCTTCGCAAGCGTTGTTTTACCAAATTAATAAGAGTAATTACGTCACAGCATACAGCGTGTTTTTGCTAATATCCGGGGTACTGTCCTTGCCGAGTGACCTTATAGTCGGGTCCCTTTTTGACGTTAACCCGTACTTGCCTTTTATATTACAGTCTTTAGGAAACTTGATAGGGTTGCTGGTCATAACCAGAAGGGTGAATTAG
- a CDS encoding VapB-type antitoxin, giving the protein MEVKTADSKGRVYLGKWYANKQVYVVDLGGVIVLTPYTAFAEELERVKDMEELTEFLRSISPKELKEAFREAVWEKTKS; this is encoded by the coding sequence ATGGAAGTTAAGACAGCGGACTCAAAGGGGAGAGTCTACCTAGGTAAGTGGTATGCCAATAAGCAGGTCTATGTAGTAGACCTAGGTGGAGTTATAGTCCTGACTCCATATACCGCATTTGCGGAGGAACTAGAGAGGGTGAAGGACATGGAAGAATTGACGGAGTTCCTTAGGTCAATATCACCAAAAGAGCTAAAGGAAGCGTTTAGGGAAGCGGTTTGGGAAAAGACGAAATCTTAA
- a CDS encoding PaREP1 family protein, with translation MEKDLYIVDRDYVEARLIESLSDLFLSLTLWKEGYTRNSAGKAFSAVRALLSALIVVNEDKLLNLAKDDKEKEWVKKKAHTVPTHSMYALAHMLKEAGINVLDLVNYALNLHEYQYNGFEPGFSRYSRREDVLKDLLTVVMGTKRAINTYFPEFEVKEVSEKIDSLLNQFMMSGNYRG, from the coding sequence ATGGAAAAGGACCTTTATATTGTTGACCGAGATTATGTCGAGGCCAGGCTAATTGAGAGTTTATCGGACCTATTTCTTTCCCTTACTTTATGGAAGGAAGGATATACTAGGAACTCTGCAGGGAAGGCTTTCAGCGCAGTGAGGGCGTTGCTCAGTGCCCTAATAGTCGTTAATGAAGACAAACTGCTGAACTTAGCAAAAGACGATAAGGAAAAAGAGTGGGTTAAGAAAAAAGCCCATACAGTCCCTACACATAGCATGTACGCCTTAGCACATATGCTAAAAGAGGCTGGGATTAACGTCCTGGACCTAGTCAACTATGCGTTAAACCTCCATGAATACCAGTATAACGGTTTTGAGCCCGGGTTTAGTAGGTACAGTAGGAGGGAGGACGTACTAAAGGACTTGCTCACGGTGGTAATGGGGACAAAAAGGGCTATTAACACGTATTTTCCGGAGTTTGAGGTAAAAGAGGTCTCAGAGAAAATTGATTCACTGCTTAACCAGTTTATGATGTCGGGAAACTATAGGGGCTAA
- a CDS encoding nucleotidyltransferase domain-containing protein has translation MNLEPYIEFVKEKMEILSSFPRMSPLIYQAVKKALEVYDVKGEVYFFGSIIEGKFTVASDIDVAVLVDKIPEKRKEVVHKVFEILESNGLPWWFPLEIHFFTPSLFEAFKKGGANFVKAEDYLKNNTQ, from the coding sequence ATGAACCTTGAACCTTACATAGAGTTCGTTAAAGAGAAGATGGAAATCCTCTCAAGTTTCCCCCGCATGTCCCCCCTGATATATCAGGCGGTCAAAAAGGCCCTTGAGGTCTACGACGTCAAAGGTGAGGTATATTTCTTCGGTTCAATAATAGAGGGGAAGTTTACGGTGGCGAGTGACATCGACGTCGCGGTCTTAGTAGATAAAATACCGGAAAAAAGGAAGGAGGTCGTCCACAAAGTGTTCGAAATTCTGGAAAGTAATGGGTTACCTTGGTGGTTTCCGTTAGAAATCCACTTCTTCACCCCCTCACTGTTTGAAGCATTTAAGAAGGGAGGTGCCAATTTCGTTAAAGCAGAGGATTACCTTAAAAATAACACGCAGTGA